The Candidatus Stygibacter australis genome contains a region encoding:
- a CDS encoding pitrilysin family protein gives MEKDYRVEDIKLANGLKVIFAEDQIIPLVSVQMHVRFGSAWESEAEAGFSHFAEHLVFRSTRNYPDGIIMDRVAYLGGSMNAYTEYDSTCYYIDISKEYLEETIKILGDLVRYPEFTQADFNSEKKVIIEELKESENDREDNLIERIANDYLKDNPYRNPIIGNRKSLKNATREILQEFIQGHYYPGNCVLVVAGDFERNQLDEWINKYFADWEGKESTERKPVYGGHPEKFSFKVIKHKSDSDIVAVAIPDLTENHPDAIALSVVYKSFMIGKNSYLYDELFKRRKLVDSIKINGISGINDGVSIILLFPNQGIEALDVIKGFCECWNDFCSRGISAVQLMQQKAEILNSFRFSREYMESYASNLGMDEIYSDYHDYFTFPDKLKQISRGAIRAVIDKWLRIDYMKIYYQGSKNVSDLAVKQIFTSRQPVNFNHADQEYAQRTLANGIKVLYRKIIGKPTVGISAVFNVSQLYEEEGIKGINSVSGALMLYGNQQHNYDKFLDFCSLHGINMRISPQMDYTTLKCKCFTEDLAMALESVSNVLFAPELPREHFLNIKQAILSMMRRQKDYPQREALKNWRKMIYSTKSNLYSRDGRRNDLNKLTLSRVRRWQKDYYTPDNMTLVVTGDIDFSAVDELVEKHFGDKTGKHIDYKPNYQVYPSVKRYKVIDTQSSQGIIVTGGFGPGLESQEEAMAMSVLCQILGGDTNSQLFNELREQHGLAYSVDMDYYTMMNSGSFIMAAAVDRENTEIGLKMIKRIFKQVGEKGVSEYELTKVKNHLAGQMLQQEESVSAIASTMGSRIALGLGLEHYLNRRERLLAVTGEQVKLVAKKYLREDKLYTLIQK, from the coding sequence ATGGAAAAAGATTATAGAGTAGAAGATATAAAATTAGCTAATGGTTTGAAAGTGATTTTTGCCGAAGACCAGATAATACCATTGGTCAGTGTACAAATGCATGTCCGGTTTGGTTCAGCCTGGGAATCAGAAGCAGAAGCAGGATTTTCACATTTTGCCGAGCATCTGGTATTCAGATCAACCCGGAATTATCCAGATGGGATCATCATGGATAGAGTTGCCTATCTTGGCGGCTCTATGAATGCCTACACAGAATATGACAGCACCTGTTATTATATTGATATTTCCAAAGAATATCTTGAGGAAACAATAAAAATACTTGGAGATCTGGTTCGCTATCCGGAATTTACTCAAGCAGATTTTAATTCAGAAAAGAAAGTGATCATTGAAGAATTAAAGGAATCTGAGAATGACAGAGAAGATAATCTGATAGAGCGGATAGCTAATGATTATCTGAAAGACAATCCTTATCGAAATCCCATTATTGGTAATCGGAAATCATTGAAAAACGCTACACGGGAAATTTTGCAGGAATTTATCCAAGGGCATTATTATCCGGGAAACTGCGTACTGGTTGTAGCAGGAGATTTTGAGCGGAACCAACTTGATGAATGGATAAATAAATATTTTGCTGATTGGGAAGGAAAAGAAAGCACAGAGCGTAAACCAGTATATGGAGGACACCCGGAAAAATTCTCCTTCAAAGTTATCAAACATAAATCAGATTCTGATATCGTGGCAGTGGCAATCCCTGATCTGACAGAGAATCATCCTGATGCGATTGCACTATCAGTGGTTTATAAATCATTTATGATTGGCAAAAACTCATATCTTTATGATGAGCTTTTTAAACGAAGGAAACTGGTGGACAGCATAAAAATTAATGGAATCAGTGGAATCAATGATGGTGTGAGTATCATTCTACTGTTTCCTAATCAGGGAATTGAAGCCCTGGATGTGATCAAGGGATTCTGTGAATGCTGGAATGATTTCTGCAGCAGGGGTATCAGTGCTGTTCAACTCATGCAGCAAAAAGCAGAGATCCTTAACAGTTTCAGATTTTCCAGGGAATACATGGAATCTTATGCTTCAAATCTTGGAATGGATGAGATATATTCAGATTATCATGACTATTTCACCTTTCCCGACAAATTGAAGCAAATATCCCGCGGTGCTATAAGAGCGGTAATTGATAAATGGCTTCGCATAGATTATATGAAGATCTATTATCAGGGTTCTAAGAATGTCTCTGATCTCGCAGTTAAGCAGATATTCACCAGCAGACAACCAGTGAATTTTAATCATGCTGATCAGGAATATGCTCAGCGGACTCTTGCTAATGGCATCAAGGTGCTTTATAGAAAAATTATTGGCAAGCCAACAGTTGGTATATCAGCAGTATTTAATGTTTCTCAATTATATGAAGAAGAAGGTATCAAAGGAATAAATTCAGTTTCTGGAGCATTAATGCTATATGGTAATCAGCAGCATAATTATGATAAATTTCTGGATTTTTGCAGTTTGCATGGCATCAACATGCGGATCAGTCCTCAGATGGATTATACAACTTTGAAGTGCAAATGCTTTACAGAAGATCTGGCAATGGCTTTGGAATCAGTATCGAATGTATTATTTGCTCCAGAACTACCCAGGGAACACTTTTTAAATATCAAACAAGCAATATTGAGTATGATGCGCCGGCAGAAAGACTATCCGCAACGCGAAGCGCTTAAGAACTGGCGAAAAATGATCTATAGCACGAAAAGCAATTTGTACAGCCGGGACGGAAGACGGAATGATCTGAATAAATTGACTTTGTCCCGTGTAAGAAGATGGCAAAAAGACTACTATACTCCGGATAATATGACTCTGGTTGTAACTGGAGATATAGATTTTTCTGCAGTTGATGAACTGGTGGAAAAGCATTTTGGTGATAAAACCGGCAAGCATATTGACTACAAACCGAATTATCAGGTCTATCCTTCTGTAAAGCGTTATAAGGTAATCGACACGCAATCCAGTCAGGGGATAATAGTAACCGGTGGGTTTGGTCCTGGTCTGGAATCACAGGAAGAAGCAATGGCAATGTCTGTACTCTGTCAGATACTGGGTGGAGACACAAATTCGCAACTATTCAATGAACTGCGGGAACAGCACGGTCTGGCATATTCTGTAGATATGGATTATTATACGATGATGAATTCCGGTTCGTTTATTATGGCAGCAGCAGTCGATCGTGAAAATACTGAAATAGGTCTTAAAATGATCAAGCGGATATTTAAACAGGTTGGTGAAAAAGGTGTAAGCGAGTATGAACTCACAAAAGTGAAAAACCACCTGGCTGGTCAAATGCTCCAGCAGGAAGAAAGCGTATCGGCAATAGCATCGACAATGGGCTCACGAATTGCGTTAGGACTGGGTTTGGAGCACTATCTTAACCGCAGGGAAAGACTGCTGGCAGTTACTGGTGAACAGGTAAAACTGGTAGCAAAGAAATATTTGCGAGAAGATAAATTATATACTCTGATACAAAAATGA
- a CDS encoding acyl-CoA dehydratase activase codes for MRGCGIDSGSRTTKLVFLENNQIIWDDVQPTGLSPVRTAESMLEKAKREIPAELVDALSIVVTGYGRNLILQNRRKISEITCHARGVNYYFPDCKLVIDIGGQDSKGILLENGGKVTDFVMNDRCAAGTGRFLEKVANILEVEVSELGDLAEQSERELEITNTCVVFAESEMIGMISRGEKRSDIAQAVHRSIARRIANMVAGFPKEQEAVFTGGVALNKAMVKCLEEEIETKIKVTDNPFLTGALGAALFAQEYDEKK; via the coding sequence TTGAGAGGTTGTGGAATAGACTCGGGTTCGCGTACTACGAAGCTGGTTTTTCTGGAAAATAACCAGATCATCTGGGATGATGTGCAGCCTACAGGTCTGTCACCTGTACGGACAGCAGAATCCATGCTGGAGAAGGCAAAAAGGGAAATTCCTGCTGAATTGGTTGATGCACTATCAATTGTTGTTACCGGCTATGGCAGAAACCTGATATTGCAGAACCGGAGAAAAATTTCTGAAATAACTTGTCATGCCCGGGGTGTAAATTATTATTTTCCCGATTGTAAGTTAGTAATCGATATTGGTGGACAGGATTCCAAAGGAATATTGCTTGAAAATGGTGGAAAAGTAACAGATTTTGTGATGAATGACCGATGTGCAGCAGGAACAGGCAGATTTCTGGAAAAAGTTGCAAATATTCTGGAAGTGGAAGTTTCAGAATTAGGAGATCTGGCTGAACAATCCGAGCGAGAACTGGAAATCACTAATACCTGTGTGGTATTTGCTGAATCAGAAATGATAGGGATGATATCCAGGGGTGAGAAACGATCTGATATTGCTCAGGCTGTTCACAGGTCAATTGCGCGTAGAATCGCAAATATGGTCGCTGGTTTCCCCAAAGAACAGGAAGCAGTTTTTACTGGTGGAGTGGCTTTGAATAAAGCTATGGTGAAATGTCTGGAAGAAGAAATAGAGACGAAGATCAAGGTGACAGATAATCCTTTTTTGACTGGAGCACTGGGTGCTGCCTTATTTGCTCAGGAGTATGATGAAAAGAAGTAA
- a CDS encoding FAD:protein FMN transferase — translation MEKKKFGYLIQIIFVVILIGIGLWSQRNRVNESRQTAFIMDTFFEIEASGRIPDLDAVIDSAFALARDYEHLLSYYVEGSLISAVNNSRGEKTHIDSTLKEILVKGTYFYQATAGKYDLSIGSLSDLWDISKARIPEEKEIIEALANTGFDRIIVEGDSILIPAGMKLNLGSIAKGYIVDQVIDFLISEGVSEILVNAGGDIRIWGGDGMLIGIQHPQKDHGEVIDKIRIKDQAVVTSGDYERYFEVDGVRYHHIIDALTGYPARQCVSVTAIADDAETADALSTAAFVLSVPDAIKLADALPNGWVIIYHMEDDKLVRSVSSGAEEFLE, via the coding sequence ATGGAAAAAAAGAAGTTTGGATATTTAATACAGATAATATTTGTGGTCATCCTGATAGGAATCGGGTTATGGTCACAGCGAAATCGTGTTAATGAGAGCAGGCAGACTGCTTTCATCATGGACACTTTTTTTGAAATAGAAGCATCAGGGCGAATACCTGATCTGGATGCTGTAATTGATAGTGCATTTGCTCTGGCACGTGATTATGAGCATCTTTTATCATATTATGTTGAAGGTAGTTTGATAAGTGCTGTGAACAATTCTCGGGGTGAGAAAACACATATTGACAGCACCTTGAAGGAAATACTCGTTAAAGGAACATATTTCTATCAGGCGACTGCTGGGAAATATGATCTGAGTATTGGCAGTTTAAGTGACCTTTGGGATATCTCAAAAGCCAGAATTCCTGAAGAAAAGGAAATAATTGAAGCTCTGGCAAATACGGGATTTGACAGAATAATTGTTGAAGGAGACAGTATCCTGATTCCAGCAGGGATGAAACTTAATCTGGGTAGTATTGCCAAGGGATATATAGTTGACCAAGTAATTGATTTTCTGATAAGTGAGGGTGTGAGTGAAATTCTGGTCAATGCTGGAGGTGATATTCGAATCTGGGGAGGAGATGGAATGTTGATAGGCATTCAGCATCCCCAGAAAGACCATGGAGAAGTAATAGATAAGATCCGTATAAAAGATCAGGCAGTAGTAACCTCAGGAGACTATGAGCGGTATTTTGAGGTAGATGGAGTGAGATATCATCATATAATTGATGCTTTAACCGGATATCCTGCGAGGCAGTGCGTGAGTGTGACGGCAATAGCTGATGATGCAGAGACAGCCGACGCACTTTCTACAGCAGCTTTCGTGTTATCTGTACCAGATGCTATCAAGCTTGCTGATGCACTTCCTAATGGCTGGGTGATCATATATCACATGGAAGATGATAAACTGGTGAGAAGTGTAAGTTCTGGTGCAGAAGAATTTCTGGAGTAA
- the folE2 gene encoding GTP cyclohydrolase FolE2 — MKNKDVQSERDTREITIDRVGVKKIRYPIVVEDRRNVNQQTVADIALYVDLREHERGTHMSRFLEVLNKYHKEDIISNLEQFLADLRERMGSETALAVIDFPYFIEKEAPVSKIRSLLSYQCHFQASLKEEYRLVIGVKVPITTLCPCSKEISDNGAHSQRSYVNIQVTLGEFVWLEELIEMVEASASCEIYSLLKRPDEKYVTEQAYDNPRFAEDIVREITLKLRQDERIASFKVETENLESIHDHNAYAGVWSNNFWEIKD; from the coding sequence ATGAAAAATAAAGACGTACAAAGTGAACGTGATACAAGAGAAATAACTATTGACCGGGTGGGGGTAAAAAAAATACGCTATCCGATAGTAGTAGAAGATCGTAGAAATGTAAATCAGCAGACAGTGGCAGATATAGCACTTTATGTAGATTTGCGGGAGCATGAGCGTGGAACACATATGAGCAGATTTCTGGAAGTACTTAATAAATATCATAAAGAAGATATCATCAGTAATCTGGAACAGTTTCTGGCAGACCTGCGAGAACGTATGGGCTCTGAGACCGCATTGGCAGTAATAGATTTTCCTTACTTCATCGAGAAAGAGGCACCAGTGAGTAAGATCAGATCATTATTATCTTATCAGTGTCATTTTCAAGCTTCATTGAAAGAGGAATATAGGCTGGTGATAGGAGTGAAAGTGCCAATCACAACATTGTGCCCATGCTCCAAAGAGATCAGTGATAATGGAGCACACAGTCAGCGATCTTATGTAAATATCCAGGTGACACTCGGTGAATTTGTGTGGCTGGAAGAATTGATAGAAATGGTGGAAGCTTCCGCGAGTTGTGAAATATATTCATTATTGAAGCGTCCAGATGAGAAATACGTAACAGAGCAGGCTTATGATAATCCCCGCTTTGCTGAAGATATTGTGCGGGAGATAACGCTAAAATTAAGGCAGGATGAACGCATAGCCAGCTTCAAAGTTGAAACAGAAAACCTGGAGAGCATTCATGATCATAATGCTTATGCCGGTGTGTGGAGTAATAATTTCTGGGAAATCAAGGATTAA